From one Gemella morbillorum genomic stretch:
- the atpG gene encoding ATP synthase F1 subunit gamma yields MASLRDIKNKINSTKKTSHITKAMEMVSTSKLLKAQTNTQKFSPYMRKMQEVMGTIFGGNANIKHPMLEKREAKKTLYVVITSDSGLCGGFNSNIIRNFVNTVSTRHKDSDYGIVAIGNYGAEFFRKNGYNVIDSYRDIPDEPSFTQVKEITNKIVGYYIDKEYDKIYIHYNHFVSMIQQVVTESQVLPVENTEEFTNSETKVLGAYEFEPGEAAVLDVLLPQYAESMIYGSILDSKASEHSARKTAMKNSTDNAGNIIDTLTIKYNRARQAAITQEITEIVSGAAATK; encoded by the coding sequence TTGGCGTCACTTAGAGATATTAAAAATAAAATCAATTCTACGAAAAAAACTAGTCATATAACTAAAGCGATGGAGATGGTATCAACATCAAAACTTTTAAAAGCACAGACTAATACCCAAAAATTTAGTCCTTATATGCGAAAAATGCAAGAGGTTATGGGAACTATTTTTGGTGGGAATGCTAATATAAAACATCCTATGTTAGAAAAAAGAGAAGCTAAGAAAACTCTTTATGTAGTAATTACTAGTGATAGTGGTTTATGTGGAGGTTTTAATTCTAATATTATTAGAAATTTTGTTAACACTGTTAGTACTCGTCACAAAGATAGCGATTATGGTATAGTTGCTATTGGTAATTACGGTGCAGAGTTCTTTAGAAAAAATGGCTATAACGTAATTGATAGTTATAGAGATATACCAGATGAGCCAAGTTTCACGCAGGTTAAAGAAATAACTAACAAGATAGTGGGATATTATATAGATAAAGAATACGATAAAATTTATATCCACTACAATCACTTTGTTAGTATGATTCAACAAGTTGTAACGGAAAGCCAAGTGCTTCCAGTTGAGAACACAGAAGAATTTACAAATTCAGAAACAAAAGTGCTTGGTGCTTATGAGTTTGAACCTGGTGAGGCAGCTGTACTAGATGTCTTGCTACCTCAATATGCAGAAAGTATGATTTATGGAAGTATATTGGATAGTAAAGCTAGTGAGCATTCTGCAAGAAAAACAGCGATGAAAAATTCGACTGATAACGCAGGAAATATTATTGATACACTTACGATTAAATACAATCGTGCAAGACAAGCTGCAATTACACAAGAAATCACTGAGATTGTAAGTGGAGCGGCAGCTACAAAATAG
- the atpD gene encoding F0F1 ATP synthase subunit beta: protein MNKGYILQVMGPVVDVKFESGHMPNLLNALEVYIEKGDGKKEKLVLEVSLEIGDNVVRTIAMSSTDGLNRGAEVVDTGAPITVPVGNYTLGRVFNVLGEAVDHGEEAGAEVQKESIHKEAPTFEELSTHVEVLETGIKVIDLLAPYIKGGKIGLFGGAGVGKTVLIQELINNVAQQHGGLSVFTGVGERTREGNDLYYEMKDSGVINKTAMVFGQMNEPPGARMRVALTGLTMAEYFRDEEGQDVLLFIDNIFRFTQAGSEVSALLGRMPSAVGYQPTLATEMGRLQERITSTKKGSVTSIQAIYVPADDYTDPAPATTFAHLDATTNLERALTEMGIYPAVDPLASTSRALAPEIVGEEHYKVATTIQRTLQKYRELQDIIAILGMDELSDEDKKTVDRARRVQFFLSQNFHVAEQFTGQPGSYVPVSESVEAFKGILDGKYDHIPEDCFRLVGGIEDVLEKARKLGVEV, encoded by the coding sequence ATGAATAAAGGTTATATTCTCCAAGTTATGGGACCTGTAGTAGACGTTAAATTCGAATCAGGGCATATGCCTAATCTACTAAACGCTTTAGAAGTTTATATAGAAAAAGGCGATGGAAAAAAAGAAAAATTAGTTCTTGAAGTTTCTCTTGAAATCGGGGATAATGTCGTAAGAACTATTGCGATGTCATCTACTGATGGATTAAACAGAGGGGCAGAAGTAGTTGATACTGGAGCGCCAATTACAGTGCCAGTAGGTAACTATACATTAGGACGTGTGTTCAACGTATTAGGTGAAGCAGTTGACCACGGAGAAGAAGCTGGAGCAGAAGTTCAAAAAGAATCTATTCATAAAGAAGCTCCAACTTTCGAAGAATTATCAACACATGTTGAGGTATTAGAAACAGGTATTAAAGTTATCGACCTTCTTGCACCATATATTAAAGGTGGTAAGATTGGACTATTCGGTGGTGCTGGAGTTGGGAAAACAGTTCTTATCCAAGAACTTATTAACAACGTAGCACAACAACACGGAGGACTTTCAGTATTTACTGGGGTAGGTGAACGTACTCGTGAGGGTAACGACTTGTACTATGAAATGAAAGACTCTGGAGTTATTAATAAAACTGCCATGGTATTTGGTCAAATGAATGAGCCACCAGGTGCACGTATGCGTGTTGCCTTAACAGGATTAACAATGGCAGAGTACTTCCGTGATGAAGAAGGACAAGACGTACTATTATTTATCGATAATATCTTCCGTTTCACACAAGCAGGGTCTGAGGTATCTGCATTATTAGGGCGTATGCCTTCAGCCGTTGGATATCAACCAACTCTTGCAACAGAAATGGGACGTCTTCAAGAACGTATTACATCAACTAAAAAAGGATCTGTTACATCTATCCAAGCGATTTACGTACCAGCCGATGACTATACTGACCCGGCGCCAGCTACGACGTTCGCTCACTTAGATGCAACAACAAACCTTGAACGTGCGTTAACAGAGATGGGTATTTATCCAGCCGTTGACCCACTAGCTTCTACTTCAAGAGCATTAGCTCCTGAGATCGTAGGAGAAGAGCATTACAAAGTTGCGACAACAATTCAAAGAACTCTTCAAAAATATCGTGAGTTACAAGATATCATTGCTATCCTAGGTATGGATGAGCTTAGTGATGAAGATAAGAAAACAGTTGATAGAGCACGTCGTGTTCAATTCTTCTTATCACAAAACTTCCACGTTGCAGAGCAATTTACAGGACAACCTGGTTCTTACGTTCCAGTATCAGAATCAGTAGAGGCATTTAAAGGAATTTTAGATGGTAAATATGACCACATTCCAGAAGATTGCTTCCGTCTTGTAGGTGGAATTGAAGATGTATTAGAAAAAGCTCGTAAACTGGGAGTAGAAGTATAA
- a CDS encoding F0F1 ATP synthase subunit epsilon — MNTLDVSIVTPNGEAYSAENASMVVLDTTGGQLGIMANHVPMVASLKIGPLKVVFPDGREESLAISKGFVETHKDKITVIVQTAELDKDIDVERAKRAKQRAEERLQKKEDSLDVRRAQLALARAMARLKVAEK; from the coding sequence ATGAATACTTTAGATGTAAGTATTGTTACTCCTAATGGAGAAGCTTATAGCGCTGAAAATGCTTCTATGGTAGTTCTGGATACTACAGGTGGTCAACTAGGGATAATGGCAAATCACGTACCTATGGTTGCATCATTGAAAATAGGTCCATTGAAGGTAGTTTTTCCAGATGGTCGAGAGGAAAGTCTAGCTATAAGTAAAGGTTTCGTAGAAACGCATAAAGATAAAATTACTGTAATAGTTCAAACTGCTGAGCTAGATAAAGATATAGATGTAGAGCGTGCTAAAAGAGCAAAACAGCGTGCAGAAGAACGTCTTCAGAAAAAAGAAGATTCTCTTGATGTTCGTCGTGCCCAACTAGCTTTAGCAAGAGCGATGGCTCGCTTGAAAGTTGCAGAGAAATAA
- a CDS encoding amidase family protein, with product MKKTNLKYVLIPAFAATAFLPILDNSNSAKANEEIAAEPTSQNANTTKIDNPSSINNKEVPNKLPLSLVEYKQKSALELAKLIREKKVTSTELVDLAYKVIEEENKKLNAVLTTENGKIPQAIVDEAYKEAKEIDNRITAGNASSNPINWDEQPFLGVPTLIKGLDQIKNGDASNGVYFNKNKVSKSDLMVAKEFKKLGFVILGQTNYPELGTRNITDSKLFGPAGNPWDSTRNAGGSSGGSASAVSSGMVAIASGSDAGGSIRIPASWTGLIGLKPTGHVVKFPLVKDINDAKVYFDKTKINKPKTLIDVPKNLKTLKIAYSLKTPLKDVELSEDGKKAVLKAVAFLREQGFTVEEVNEFPIDGYEGIRTYTVGAIGGAYAQAAKLADENTKYNLDPATYALGTSVTKGPNANTDISDVKPASVYKKQMDEFYKKYDLFLMSTNAVTAPSNDKKVDPYVDPEIEKKLYNINDIKDPKERFNLLVKQWEPMMKRTPYTWLFNLTGNPAITLPVYKSENNLPLGVMFAAQDNSEKILLEMGKLFQDNNQFVMHENIKNSASTINGNKIAENTYGTKFEYNVPSEAPSVPTLPELELNDSRNTVTIKLTNGTSVELDNKLANGLNFEAQDITNNLNLDEIINKILEDKNGRIKNKGEISTIRVLDLNLTKHNKEFISDTQRIVHIKLLENEKNKDILVYHIRDDNSLELIKSTVSNGILSYTVNHFSKFVIIGKTKISHQIDSTSTDNGKKFSLLDNKGAKSNSKNNILPKTGITPSSNVSLGLILILIISALLRFKKALK from the coding sequence ATGAAAAAAACTAATTTAAAATATGTCCTTATCCCTGCATTTGCAGCGACTGCATTTTTACCTATTTTAGATAATTCTAATTCTGCAAAAGCAAACGAAGAAATTGCAGCTGAACCAACTTCTCAAAATGCAAATACCACAAAAATAGATAATCCTTCTTCGATTAATAATAAAGAGGTACCTAACAAATTACCATTATCTTTAGTTGAATACAAGCAAAAAAGTGCTTTAGAATTAGCAAAACTTATCCGTGAGAAAAAAGTAACTAGCACAGAATTAGTTGATTTAGCTTATAAAGTTATAGAAGAGGAAAATAAAAAATTAAATGCTGTTTTAACTACAGAAAACGGAAAAATCCCACAGGCCATAGTTGATGAAGCCTATAAAGAAGCTAAAGAAATTGATAATAGAATTACTGCTGGTAATGCATCTTCTAATCCTATTAATTGGGATGAACAACCTTTTTTAGGTGTTCCTACATTAATTAAAGGATTAGATCAAATAAAAAATGGTGATGCTTCTAATGGAGTTTATTTTAATAAAAATAAAGTTTCTAAAAGTGATTTAATGGTCGCAAAAGAATTTAAAAAACTAGGGTTTGTTATTCTTGGGCAAACAAACTACCCTGAACTTGGTACTAGAAATATTACCGACTCAAAACTATTTGGTCCTGCTGGAAATCCTTGGGATTCTACTCGTAACGCAGGTGGTTCGTCAGGAGGATCTGCTAGTGCTGTTTCTAGTGGTATGGTCGCTATTGCTAGTGGGAGTGATGCTGGTGGTTCTATCCGTATTCCAGCTTCTTGGACAGGTTTAATAGGCTTAAAACCTACAGGCCATGTTGTAAAATTTCCATTGGTAAAAGATATTAATGACGCAAAAGTTTATTTTGATAAAACAAAAATCAATAAACCAAAAACACTTATTGATGTTCCTAAAAATCTAAAAACTCTAAAAATTGCATACTCATTGAAAACTCCACTTAAAGATGTGGAATTGAGTGAAGATGGTAAAAAAGCTGTTTTAAAAGCAGTTGCTTTTCTAAGAGAACAAGGCTTTACTGTTGAAGAAGTTAATGAATTTCCTATAGATGGTTATGAAGGAATTCGTACTTACACAGTAGGTGCTATAGGCGGTGCTTATGCTCAAGCTGCCAAATTAGCAGACGAAAATACTAAATACAATCTAGATCCTGCTACTTACGCATTAGGAACTTCTGTAACTAAAGGGCCAAACGCCAACACAGATATTTCGGATGTAAAACCTGCGTCTGTCTATAAAAAACAAATGGATGAATTTTATAAAAAATATGATTTATTCTTAATGTCGACTAATGCCGTTACCGCTCCTTCAAATGATAAGAAAGTCGACCCTTATGTTGATCCAGAAATAGAGAAGAAACTTTATAATATTAACGACATTAAAGATCCTAAAGAAAGATTTAATCTTCTTGTTAAACAGTGGGAGCCTATGATGAAGAGAACTCCATATACATGGCTATTTAACTTAACTGGAAATCCAGCAATCACTCTTCCTGTTTATAAAAGTGAAAATAATTTACCTTTAGGAGTAATGTTTGCTGCTCAAGATAACTCTGAAAAAATTCTTTTGGAGATGGGGAAACTTTTCCAAGACAATAACCAATTCGTAATGCATGAAAATATAAAAAATTCTGCATCAACTATTAATGGAAATAAAATTGCAGAAAATACCTATGGTACTAAGTTTGAATACAATGTACCTAGCGAAGCACCTAGTGTACCAACCCTACCTGAATTAGAACTAAATGATTCTAGGAATACTGTTACTATTAAATTAACTAATGGCACAAGTGTCGAACTTGATAATAAACTAGCAAACGGTTTGAATTTTGAAGCACAAGATATTACTAACAATCTTAATTTAGACGAGATAATAAATAAAATTTTAGAGGATAAAAACGGCCGTATTAAAAATAAAGGTGAAATTTCTACTATTCGTGTATTAGATTTGAACTTAACTAAACATAATAAAGAATTTATTTCAGATACTCAGCGTATCGTCCATATAAAACTTCTTGAAAATGAAAAGAATAAAGATATTTTAGTCTATCACATAAGAGATGATAATTCTCTAGAGTTAATCAAATCAACTGTTTCTAATGGGATTTTATCATATACTGTTAACCATTTCAGTAAGTTCGTCATCATTGGCAAAACAAAAATATCTCACCAAATAGATTCAACTAGCACTGATAATGGTAAAAAATTCTCACTATTAGACAATAAAGGTGCTAAAAGTAATTCAAAAAATAATATTTTACCTAAAACTGGTATAACACCTAGTAGCAATGTTTCATTAGGTCTAATTCTTATTTTAATAATTTCTGCTCTTTTAAGATTTAAAAAAGCATTAAAATAA
- the gap gene encoding type I glyceraldehyde-3-phosphate dehydrogenase: MTIKVAINGFGRIGRLVLRQIQAQHVDDIEVVAVNRSRMRPIDQIVYLLKYDTTQGPFPGTVEEGEGAFIVNGKEIKVFGEPEPEKLPWKELGVDIVLECSGRFNSKEKAEAHIRAGAKKVLLSAPGGTDVKTIVYNVNHEILTGEETVISGASCTTNCLAPMAKVLHDNFGITQGLMTTIHGYTADQHTLDGSHKKGDFRRGRAAAENIVPNTTGAAKAIGLVIPELNGKLDGAAQRVPVPTGSLTELFANIEKTTTVEEINAVMKKAANDSYGYTEDPIVSSDIIGMNYGSLFDATQTKVIGKGEKQMVKVVAWYDNEMSYTAQLIKTLKYFVKLVK, translated from the coding sequence ATGACAATAAAAGTTGCTATTAATGGTTTTGGACGTATTGGGAGATTGGTCTTAAGACAAATTCAAGCTCAGCATGTAGATGATATTGAGGTTGTTGCTGTTAATAGATCAAGAATGCGACCTATTGATCAAATAGTATATCTGTTAAAATATGATACTACGCAAGGACCTTTTCCTGGAACAGTAGAAGAAGGAGAAGGAGCGTTTATCGTTAATGGTAAAGAAATAAAGGTATTTGGGGAACCAGAACCAGAAAAATTACCGTGGAAAGAATTAGGTGTTGACATTGTATTAGAATGTAGTGGTAGATTTAACAGCAAAGAAAAAGCTGAAGCTCATATAAGAGCTGGGGCGAAAAAAGTGTTGTTATCTGCACCAGGTGGAACAGATGTAAAAACAATAGTTTATAATGTAAATCACGAGATATTAACAGGAGAGGAGACTGTTATTTCTGGAGCATCTTGTACAACAAACTGTTTGGCACCTATGGCTAAAGTTCTTCATGATAATTTTGGAATAACACAAGGGCTTATGACTACAATTCATGGTTATACAGCAGACCAACATACATTAGATGGTTCTCATAAAAAAGGTGATTTTAGACGAGGAAGAGCAGCGGCAGAAAATATTGTTCCAAATACCACAGGGGCAGCTAAAGCTATTGGACTTGTTATACCGGAATTGAATGGAAAATTAGATGGAGCAGCACAAAGGGTACCAGTACCAACAGGATCACTAACAGAATTATTCGCAAATATTGAAAAAACTACAACAGTAGAAGAAATCAATGCCGTAATGAAAAAAGCCGCTAATGACTCATATGGTTATACAGAAGATCCAATAGTATCATCTGATATTATAGGAATGAACTATGGATCATTGTTTGATGCTACACAAACTAAGGTCATAGGAAAAGGCGAAAAACAAATGGTAAAAGTTGTGGCATGGTATGATAATGAAATGTCGTATACAGCTCAATTAATCAAAACACTAAAATACTTTGTAAAACTAGTTAAATAG
- a CDS encoding YSIRK-type signal peptide-containing protein (The YSIRK form of extended signal peptide directs nascent proteins to the cross-wall site, while signal peptides lacking YSIRK direct proteins instead to the cell pole. A large fraction of YSIRK proteins are surface proteins anchored by sortase-mediated processing of a C-terminal LPXTG motif.), with translation MLKQKELFSIRKISIGVASVIIGASMLSGAQPLVKTEVQAKDKIEVEATRDVGIKVVEHEGGALIEIIATKDISNVDIKITLGGQKATTYHVDKLKAGESITKELTKAQLDKVKENLAKKIKTLPNTAVVRKSLEQEFSIDKSNLKVVVSYDVEEGTVAPNKPEVKPEEPSKPGQPDVKPEGPSNPDTKPEEPSNPGAKPEVKRTKATVEPVFVTKGTEPVLANLTFQFTNVKHPEEVVEQTTNLAMLGGEELYLDEEYKLTLKDNAAGYTFSERLVKAKKQGDFVVLHDANTNETIETLLVKGKTSGSENPGEITLDKLVAKVITKDDKPFGDVPFRLFEFDSNIPNIVKEAKTNASGELTLDAKSLKPNTKYDLRIQKKNIPFLRDNVVFTTDKDGKIKTIDNKAVTQTTTGIIEFKEEKVNDNEVKMTKARFKVVDEQGNPVKGVELSASGIKTKITTLKNSRSDENGIVTLDLESKVNGVDYIVNISKNDQFNWQFKPDAVSLFVAEDGKVNYTSGDYKTFNYNGENIPVFVVKKIDVNYLKTELQEKIKEAEEVLKTREIKELRDIVNSAKEELAKPETLPIYVGGYLNDLTKALEKIKNQLENRTKVTVEPVIVSGENGPVLDQLTFQFTNVKHPNEVVEKTTELAMLGGEELYLNEEYKLTLKDNNGYTFSERVVKAKDLDGFTVLHDAKTNEVIETISVQKKKSDSNNQGKEKVKKGIISQMIVSKNGLPALDEIDFEFVNKKNPSDIITKRSSNGLLAGVEVNIGDVYTIRVKNNANYVYEQDVEIRDMDGETVAFKVGTEEPVVQLDLISKG, from the coding sequence ATGTTAAAACAAAAAGAATTATTTTCAATAAGAAAAATAAGCATAGGAGTAGCTTCAGTAATAATAGGAGCTAGTATGTTGAGTGGAGCACAGCCATTAGTAAAAACGGAAGTACAAGCAAAAGACAAAATAGAAGTAGAAGCAACTCGAGATGTAGGAATAAAAGTAGTAGAACATGAAGGTGGAGCGTTAATAGAAATAATTGCTACAAAAGATATAAGTAATGTTGATATAAAAATTACATTAGGTGGACAAAAAGCAACAACATATCATGTAGACAAATTAAAAGCAGGAGAAAGCATAACAAAAGAACTAACAAAAGCACAACTAGATAAAGTAAAAGAAAATCTAGCTAAAAAAATAAAAACACTACCAAATACAGCGGTAGTGAGAAAAAGTTTAGAACAGGAATTTAGCATAGATAAAAGTAATCTAAAAGTTGTAGTTTCATATGATGTAGAAGAAGGAACAGTAGCTCCTAATAAACCAGAGGTTAAGCCAGAAGAACCATCGAAACCAGGGCAACCAGATGTTAAACCAGAAGGGCCATCAAATCCAGATACAAAACCTGAAGAACCATCAAATCCAGGGGCTAAACCAGAAGTAAAAAGAACAAAAGCTACAGTAGAACCAGTATTTGTGACTAAAGGGACAGAGCCAGTATTAGCGAATTTAACTTTCCAATTTACGAATGTAAAACATCCGGAAGAAGTAGTAGAACAAACAACAAACCTAGCGATGTTAGGCGGAGAAGAATTGTATTTAGATGAAGAATACAAGCTTACACTTAAAGATAATGCTGCAGGTTATACTTTTAGCGAAAGATTAGTAAAAGCTAAGAAACAAGGTGACTTCGTAGTATTACACGATGCCAATACTAACGAAACTATTGAAACACTATTGGTAAAAGGAAAAACATCAGGTTCTGAAAATCCAGGAGAAATCACATTAGATAAACTTGTAGCTAAAGTAATAACAAAAGATGATAAACCTTTTGGAGATGTTCCATTTAGATTATTTGAATTCGATAGTAATATTCCAAATATAGTAAAAGAAGCTAAAACAAACGCTTCAGGGGAACTAACACTTGATGCGAAAAGCTTAAAACCAAATACAAAATACGACTTAAGAATTCAAAAGAAAAACATACCATTCTTAAGAGACAATGTTGTATTCACAACTGATAAAGACGGAAAAATTAAAACAATTGATAATAAAGCAGTAACTCAGACAACTACAGGAATAATCGAGTTTAAAGAAGAAAAAGTTAATGATAATGAAGTGAAAATGACTAAAGCTCGTTTTAAAGTAGTAGATGAGCAAGGAAACCCAGTAAAAGGTGTAGAACTTTCAGCAAGCGGAATAAAAACAAAAATAACTACATTAAAAAATTCTCGTTCAGATGAAAATGGAATAGTTACACTTGACTTAGAAAGTAAGGTAAATGGGGTTGATTATATAGTTAATATATCAAAAAATGATCAGTTTAACTGGCAATTCAAACCTGATGCAGTATCATTATTTGTGGCAGAAGATGGTAAAGTAAATTATACTAGTGGAGATTATAAAACGTTTAATTATAATGGAGAAAATATCCCAGTATTCGTTGTTAAGAAAATAGATGTGAATTATCTGAAAACTGAATTGCAAGAAAAAATAAAAGAAGCAGAAGAAGTGCTGAAAACAAGAGAGATAAAAGAACTTCGAGATATAGTAAATTCTGCGAAAGAAGAGTTAGCAAAACCTGAAACATTACCTATATATGTAGGAGGATATTTAAATGATTTAACAAAAGCATTGGAGAAAATCAAAAATCAACTGGAAAATCGTACAAAAGTAACGGTAGAACCTGTGATTGTGTCAGGGGAGAATGGTCCAGTGCTCGATCAATTAACTTTCCAATTTACTAATGTGAAACATCCGAATGAAGTAGTAGAAAAAACAACAGAGCTAGCTATGTTAGGTGGAGAAGAACTGTATTTAAATGAAGAGTATAAACTTACGCTAAAAGATAATAATGGCTATACTTTTAGTGAAAGAGTAGTTAAAGCTAAAGATTTAGATGGATTTACTGTTTTACATGATGCAAAAACTAATGAAGTTATAGAAACAATATCTGTACAAAAGAAAAAATCAGATTCTAATAATCAAGGGAAAGAAAAGGTGAAAAAGGGAATTATTTCTCAAATGATAGTTTCTAAAAATGGTCTTCCTGCATTAGATGAGATAGATTTTGAGTTTGTAAATAAAAAAAATCCTAGCGACATTATTACTAAAAGAAGTTCAAATGGCTTATTAGCAGGTGTTGAGGTTAATATAGGTGATGTTTATACCATAAGAGTAAAAAACAATGCTAATTATGTTTATGAACAAGATGTAGAAATTAGAGATATGGACGGAGAAACTGTAGCGTTTAAAGTAGGTACAGAGGAACCTGTCGTTCAACTTGACCTTATATCAAAAGGATAG